A region of Ochotona princeps isolate mOchPri1 chromosome 2, mOchPri1.hap1, whole genome shotgun sequence DNA encodes the following proteins:
- the PRPF38B gene encoding pre-mRNA-splicing factor 38B isoform X1 codes for MANNSPALTGNSQPQHQAAAAAAQQQQQQQGGGGTKPAISGKQGNVLPLWGNEKTMNLNPMILTNILSSPYFKVQLYELKTYHEVVDEIYFKVTHVEPWEKGSRKTAGQTGMCGGVRGVGTGGIVSTAFCLLYKLFTLKLTRKQVMGLITHTDSPYIRALGFMYIRYTQPPTDLWDWFESFLDDEEDLDVKAGGGCVMTIGEMLRSFLTKLEWFSTLFPRIPVPVQKNIDQQIKTRPRKIKKDGKEGTEEIDRHVERRRSRSPRRSLTPRRSPRRSRSRSHHREAHGSSSFDRELEREKERQRLEREAKEREKERRRSRSIDRGLDRRRSRSRDRHRSRSRSRDRKGDRRDRDREREKENERGRRRDRDYDKERGADREKERERSRERSKEQRSRGEVEEKKHKEDKDERRHRDDKKDSKKEKKHSRSRSRERKHRSRSRSRNAGKRSRSRSKEKSSKHKNESKEKSNKRSRSGSQGRTDSVEKSKKREHSPSKEKSRKRSRSKERSHKRDYGDSKDQSDKQDRGRSQSIERESQEKQQKNKDETV; via the exons ATGGCTAACAACAGCCCCGCGCTGACAGGCAATTCGCAGCCGCAGCACcaggcggcggcggccgcggcccagcagcagcaacagcagcagggcgGCGGCGGCACCAAGCCGGCCATCTCGGGCAAGCAGGGCAACGTGCTGCCGCTCTGGGGCAACGAGAAGACCATGAACCTCAACCCCATGATCCTCACCAACATCCTGTCGTCGCCTTACTTCAAAGTACAGCTGTACGAGCTCAAGACCTACCACGAGGTGGTGGACGAGATCTACTTTAAG GTCACACATGTTGAACCATGGGAGAAAGGAAGCAGGAAAACAGCTGGCCAGACTGGGATGTGCGGAGGG GTTCGAGGTGTTGGAACAGGAGGAATAGTTTCTACAGCATTTTGTCTCTTATACAAGTTGTTTACATTGAAGTTGACTCGCAAGCAAGTGATGGGTCTAATAACACACACAGATTCACCATATATTAGAGCCCTTGGCTTTATGTATATAAG GTATACACAGCCACCTACAGATCTGTGGGACTGGTTTGAATCCTTCCTTGATGATGAAGAG GACCTAGATGTGAAGGCTGGTGGAGGCTGTGTAATGACCATTGGAGAAATGCTGCGGTCTTTTCTTACAAAACTGGAGTGGTTTTCTACCTTGTTTCCAAGAATTCCAGTTCCAGTTCAGAAAAATATTGATCAACAGATTAAAACTCGACctagaaaaatcaagaaagatgGGAAGGAAGGGACTGAGGAAATAGACAGACATGTTGAACGCAGACGTTCAAG GTCTCCAAGGAGATCACTGACTCCACGGAGGTCTCCAAGAAGATCAAGAAGTAGGAGTCATCATCGAGAGGCCCATGGGTCTTCTAGCTTTGATAGagaattagaaagagaaaaagaacggCAGCGTCTAGAGCGTGaagccaaagaaagggaaaaagaaaggcgAAGATCCCGAAGTATTGATCGGGGGTTAGACCGCAGACGGAGcaggagtagagacagacatAGAAGCCGCAGTCGAAGTCGTGATAGGAAAGGAGATAGAAGGGACAGGGAtcgggaaagagagaaagaaaatgagagaggtAGAAGACGAGATCGAGACTATGACAAGGAAAGAGGAGCCGAccgagaaaaggaaagggaacgGTCGAGAGAACGGTCCAAGGAGCAGAGAAGCAGGGGTGAGGTAGAAGAGAAGAAACATAAAGAAGACAAAGATGAGAGGCGGCACAGAGATGACAAAAAAGATtcgaagaaagagaaaaagcacagTAGAAGTAGAAGTAgggaaaggaaacacagaagcagGAGTAGAAGTAGAAATGCAGGGAAACGAAGTAGAAGCAGGAGCAAGGAAAAATCaagtaaacataaaaatgaaagtaaagaaaaatcGAATAAACGAAGTAGAAGCGGCAGTCAAGGAAGAACTGACAGTGTTGAAAAATCAAAGAAACGGGAACATAGCCCCAGCAAAGAAAAATCTAGAAAGCGTAGCAGAAGCAAAGAACGTTCCCACAAACGAGATTACGGTGATAGTAAGGACCAGTCAGACAAACAGGATCGTGGAAGGAGCCAAAGTATAGAACGGGAGAGccaagaaaagcaacagaagaacaAAGATGAGACTGTGTGA
- the PRPF38B gene encoding pre-mRNA-splicing factor 38B isoform X2, with protein MRVGLMCRLGNGLTQSCSEARSSPGSQVEVTHVEPWEKGSRKTAGQTGMCGGVRGVGTGGIVSTAFCLLYKLFTLKLTRKQVMGLITHTDSPYIRALGFMYIRYTQPPTDLWDWFESFLDDEEDLDVKAGGGCVMTIGEMLRSFLTKLEWFSTLFPRIPVPVQKNIDQQIKTRPRKIKKDGKEGTEEIDRHVERRRSRSPRRSLTPRRSPRRSRSRSHHREAHGSSSFDRELEREKERQRLEREAKEREKERRRSRSIDRGLDRRRSRSRDRHRSRSRSRDRKGDRRDRDREREKENERGRRRDRDYDKERGADREKERERSRERSKEQRSRGEVEEKKHKEDKDERRHRDDKKDSKKEKKHSRSRSRERKHRSRSRSRNAGKRSRSRSKEKSSKHKNESKEKSNKRSRSGSQGRTDSVEKSKKREHSPSKEKSRKRSRSKERSHKRDYGDSKDQSDKQDRGRSQSIERESQEKQQKNKDETV; from the exons ATGAGAGTTGGCCTCATGTGCAGACTGGGAAATG GATTGACTCAGTCTTGCAGCGAGGCTCGGAGCAGCCCAGGGTCGCAGGTAGAG GTCACACATGTTGAACCATGGGAGAAAGGAAGCAGGAAAACAGCTGGCCAGACTGGGATGTGCGGAGGG GTTCGAGGTGTTGGAACAGGAGGAATAGTTTCTACAGCATTTTGTCTCTTATACAAGTTGTTTACATTGAAGTTGACTCGCAAGCAAGTGATGGGTCTAATAACACACACAGATTCACCATATATTAGAGCCCTTGGCTTTATGTATATAAG GTATACACAGCCACCTACAGATCTGTGGGACTGGTTTGAATCCTTCCTTGATGATGAAGAG GACCTAGATGTGAAGGCTGGTGGAGGCTGTGTAATGACCATTGGAGAAATGCTGCGGTCTTTTCTTACAAAACTGGAGTGGTTTTCTACCTTGTTTCCAAGAATTCCAGTTCCAGTTCAGAAAAATATTGATCAACAGATTAAAACTCGACctagaaaaatcaagaaagatgGGAAGGAAGGGACTGAGGAAATAGACAGACATGTTGAACGCAGACGTTCAAG GTCTCCAAGGAGATCACTGACTCCACGGAGGTCTCCAAGAAGATCAAGAAGTAGGAGTCATCATCGAGAGGCCCATGGGTCTTCTAGCTTTGATAGagaattagaaagagaaaaagaacggCAGCGTCTAGAGCGTGaagccaaagaaagggaaaaagaaaggcgAAGATCCCGAAGTATTGATCGGGGGTTAGACCGCAGACGGAGcaggagtagagacagacatAGAAGCCGCAGTCGAAGTCGTGATAGGAAAGGAGATAGAAGGGACAGGGAtcgggaaagagagaaagaaaatgagagaggtAGAAGACGAGATCGAGACTATGACAAGGAAAGAGGAGCCGAccgagaaaaggaaagggaacgGTCGAGAGAACGGTCCAAGGAGCAGAGAAGCAGGGGTGAGGTAGAAGAGAAGAAACATAAAGAAGACAAAGATGAGAGGCGGCACAGAGATGACAAAAAAGATtcgaagaaagagaaaaagcacagTAGAAGTAGAAGTAgggaaaggaaacacagaagcagGAGTAGAAGTAGAAATGCAGGGAAACGAAGTAGAAGCAGGAGCAAGGAAAAATCaagtaaacataaaaatgaaagtaaagaaaaatcGAATAAACGAAGTAGAAGCGGCAGTCAAGGAAGAACTGACAGTGTTGAAAAATCAAAGAAACGGGAACATAGCCCCAGCAAAGAAAAATCTAGAAAGCGTAGCAGAAGCAAAGAACGTTCCCACAAACGAGATTACGGTGATAGTAAGGACCAGTCAGACAAACAGGATCGTGGAAGGAGCCAAAGTATAGAACGGGAGAGccaagaaaagcaacagaagaacaAAGATGAGACTGTGTGA